The Eulemur rufifrons isolate Redbay chromosome 12, OSU_ERuf_1, whole genome shotgun sequence DNA window TCAAATTGAAACTGACAATTGCAGATTGTCACACAGAAATATTACTCATGATTCTCAAATTATCACTCTAGCAGTGGAAACAACTTTTGTCTTCAGCAGCTTTTCTGACTCTGAGAAGGGCTCCTTCCCCTGTCCAAGTACTAActaggcctgaccctgcttagcttcggagatcagatgagattgggCGCATTCAGGGTGTTATGGCCATAGACAAGAAGGGCTTCTTTTATATAACGGCTTCTTTAATAATTTACAGACCTTTAGCTTTTTACCCAAGCTCTTCCTCCTGGTAACATTAATGATTTCGAGTCTTGGAGCTGccaaagttttcttcttcttcttcttcttttttttaaaggaaacaactTTTGATagggtttgtgaatatttttaggaGATTTTAAAAAGGCGGGATGAAGTAGGACTCCATAAGGTTTATTTTGGGTAAGatttaaactaaaaaagaaaacacggCATCCTTGAGCCCCCTTAAATTCTATACAGAATTttacatgtatgtgtatttttctggGGAGTAAGTCTGGTTTCTTTATGACCcatgacaatttaaaatatactgactTAGGGTACAGATATTCTGAATTAAAAGTCTACCAATTGTTACTGTTACAAgcaaggttaaggtcagtgtggTACAGACTTTCAAGACAGAACAGAATAAtctgttctaattttttataCCATTGCTACCTTTAATAATGTAAGAACAGTGATCATATTAATCAGGGATGATAAAGCAGAAGTTCTTAGGAAAGCTGCtacaaaatgatgaaatatatCTAGGGAAGTTATTTTAACTGTGATTCTTGGTCTCTAATTATCATGAGGTAAACATTGAGTAGCTCTACCTTGATTGTTTCTAGAATTTATAAGTTGTTTTGAATAGCAGGCTTTTAGTTTGACTTGGCCACAAAgtccatcttttattttatatgtaatagtTCTTTCAACTTAGATTGCAAAGGATgggaagcaatttttaaaacttataaactACTCACATTTCTTTTATTCCCAGTGATTTGGGAATGCAAAGGCTTGGCTGTATCTCTTTCTGACTGCTGTAGCCGACAGTGGGAACCTTTAGTACCACGATTATTCTGAGTTCTGAATGTGTTCAGTTTCTCTTTGTCCTCATAGATGACATCCTAGTTCTACCCTAGTATTCAATATCCTTTAAGTAGGAGTGTGTTTTTCTTTCCAAGGGCACGAGGCTCCTCACTTTATCTTACCTAATCATGAATAATAGTTTTACAGAAACTTGTATGAGATCCTTTTTTATCAGCCTACAACATGGGCTCCATAAACTGATAAATACTAATTTTTAGGAAGGACAATTGTGCCAAGAGGAATAGCTCAACTCACATACATGTCTGCTACTGTGTTGGTTCTCAGAACATAATTGGAATGAAGAAATTATTGTACTGCATATTCTGCTTCTGGAACATAGTAATGGTGACACAACAGGGTTTATTAAAAGGGTGGTTCATTGCAAATGCTTAGCTTTTGGCAAAACAAATACCATTTTGAGTTTCACTCTCCCTACTGAAAATACTCATACAGCACTCCAGGTTGGCAAAATTTATTGTGCAATTGAAATTTGGAAAGTCGGAATTTCAGTGTGTGTTAAGATCCATGGCCATTTCTACTTCTGCTGAAGATTTTCATTGGCTCAGCTTCAGGTCTCCTCTGCATGAAGACTCGGGGTCATGAAAGGCTCGTGGATAAAAATTTCACTTTCCTCATCCTGTTAGGTCCACTTGCTTCAAGGGACTGAAGACACAGCaatgcacacaaatacacactaTGGAAACCCTTCTGCATCTTATGAGTTAGTGACTATCCTTTATGTTTTGTACACGAGGAAAGGTACAACACAGTTTGCTTGTCATTTCTAGTCTGCAAGGTGAACTCTGGGTTGAGAATCCAAAGTCCAAAGAAGCCTTCTTAACCAAACCAGTTCCCTCCAAACAGGGAAAGTAATGGTCGCGTCTGATATCGAAGAAGAGTTTTGAGCCTGCAGAGAGGAATTCAGAAGACAGAGCTTTCACCTGCCTCCCCGGGCCCTGACAGCAGCTCTTTTTAGTAAACAGTGCACCAGTTGCTGCCATCACTTGGCATCAACCCTCCGGTAATGAGCAAAATGAGGTCAACAAACCACCAAATCCCAAGTCCTCCGAGAGTCAACAGCTTCCCTACTGCTGTGCCGGTGTGTCCCAGACAGAAACGGTCCACTCCAAAACATCCCAGGAAGAAGGAGTAGAGTAAAGTGGTTATGAAGTAGTGTCCGGTATACCTAGACAataggaatgaaaaggaagatgTCCTACTGCATGAACATTAAAACACTTAAGATTAATGAATTTAACGTAAGTGAGCAGATGGTACAGCAGTCCCCCGATGGCCTCTTGCTCtctgttttgtattcttttatgaGACGGCCAGGCAGGTGCAGCCACAAGGGGAGAGGCTCAGGAAAAACATGGGTCCTAGAGACAGGAGGTAGGGCCTACCACGCAGGGCTTCGTGGGAAAGACACCATGGTGGTAAGAAGACAAGAGCGAGGGGAAGGTTTAGGGCACTGCCTTTACGGAGTTTCTGTAggaaaggcagggcagggcaaaaCAAGTagtttaggattggctagttggAATAATTTCAGCAAGGTCTAAACTACAGGTGTGGTTTCTTTTTACCTGGCACCTGGTTCTGGGATGATCAAGGCAGAGGAATATTGTCTCCTGGCATGTACAGGTTAGATACCAGAAGTATATCTCTAGACTAGTGAGTCTGCAAATCAAGGACATGCTCCTGGCTAGGCCCTTTGCTATCTAAGAAACAACCTCAGCCTCAGGAGGGACAGTTTCTCCCCCAACCAGAAAGGTTTTTTAAGATGTCAAGCATCatgatacacaaaaaaattaaaaaaaaaattttaaacatacccTCATGGCCCCTACTTTTCTCCCCCGCCAAAATCTCTAGTTGGTCTAGGGTCTCAATAGAGTACTTGCTAAGATATGGAGGACCTCTAAGAACAAATACTGACTTTTGCAGAGTTGGACTGGACAAGAAATTATCAAGCACATTTGCACAACAGGCGTCTTGGTAGGAGTGGAGTCTGGCCGCCCACCCTGCCCTACAGAGGCTCCTTTCCTGAGGCTCAGGTGGCTGCCCCTGAGTGTAGTTCTCTAAGGAAGCACTGTCCTTAAATGAACACTTGATCTCCGCACACCTTTGTTGCTGTTTTGTAGCAGCTAAAAGTGAGTACTTCTCCATGAGGCTTTTGTCCTTACGCTGATGACACAAGCTGCAGTTACTCTAATATCACTAAACATAGCCACTGACTCTTCCCGTTAGCACTCCGTGTGAGTACATTCCGTGCCTTCAAGCGACCCTGACCTCTTAAGATAAACTGATTTTCAGAGTGAGGAGCCCACCTCcacttttcataataaaagctTTATTCCTAAATTACCAAGGCAATTTTCATAGGATTTTATGCCTTGCATAGGAATTTTGGAGCTAGATCATCTGGCTCAACtccttcattttgtagatgagggaaAGACCGTGAAGCCCACAGGCACCCAGGGAAAGAGGCATTTGGGACTTAGGACTCCTGATCTCAAGTCCAGCGTCCCCTCTACTATCAACTCACTGCCTCTGTCAATGGATTACGCACGATAGTAATCACATTCCCTCTTTAACACTTAAAAAGTCACATCAAAAAATGACAAGGAAAATGGCTCTACCTCCACCCAATTACCAACTACTTCACTCAAGTAACACTTACTTGATACAAGGTTTATTTTCTCGTAGGAAGGTCCTAGGACTGGCACACTCGATTCCATCCAACGCCCGGCACTGGACTGAAGTGTGTTCCACATCACTGTAGGCCTGTCCACCGAACTGTGCAATAGccaccaaaaccaaacaaactcaACAAAGCGAGTAAcacaaaaatatatctttatattatttaatcaaaGCTGTGTGAGGACTATAATTATTCTAACAAGGTTGAGGTAAAGCTGTGctcaagaaaaaggaatttagTGACTTATTTCAAGTGATTTTAGATTAGTTCATCCTAAATGTACATTGTTTAGAGAAACTCCtacttttttcttcatgattagcTTCTtcaataacagtaaaaaaaaaaaaacccataattttgttaaatgccATTTAGAAGAGATGgacataatattaatactttatccTACATTTACAGGAAAAAGACCACAAAACTGAACATTTGAGAATGAGTATTTAAAAAAGCCAATGTGTGTTAGAGATCTGTTTTATGTTCATTATACATTAGCATAATTAGGTAAGAACTCAGGATGTCATTTGTCTTAGGACTTCATTTAGCCCTCGAATGTGCGATTATCAGGCATCTGTAGTACGTCTATAGTGTAAGTTTAAATTGCAGCAAAAAATTTCAGAACTGGGCCTCTTACCCCTTGCTTAACTGAATTCTAGCAGAGAAAACACAACTGTACATTTTTTATTGCCACTTTtgtgatttgttaatattttcgtTGGAGTGTTACTCAAAGGGAAGGGACTGGGAAAAAAGAATGCCCCCTCCTCATACCTCTACACCTCCCCCCTTAGCAAATCAGGTGCCTGAGTGCTGTCAGTCCTTTAGGACTTCTGGGCCAGGTGAGAGTTTGAGTGTCTTCGTAGGATaaacttaggttttttttttttttttttgagcagagtcctactctgtcacccagctagagtgcagtggtggcctcatagctcattgcaatctcaaactccaggctcaagggatcttcctgcctcaacctcccaagtagctgggactacaggtgtgaagcatgactggctaatttttctatttttagtagagacagaggtctcactattgctcaggccggtctcgaactcctgagctcaagtgatcctcctgccttggcctcccagagtgctaggattataggcatgagccaccatgcctgccaggataaatttagtttttaatcaAAATAGGCAAAAGTGAGTGATCTCTATACAATGCTAACTCCAATTTCTATCAGTTACTATCAACAGAACAAAATTtcataatacttaaaatatttctctacaCATGATTTCAGTATGGCTTGCCGTTTAAATCTTATTACTGTCAGGTTTATTCCTCTGTGTCTGATTCATTACATTAACATATATTGCactgtggtgaagtcagagccTTTAGTGCATACGTCACTGAAGTaacacattgtacccaccaagcaatcTCCTATCATCCAACCTCTTCCCACCCCGACCCCTCCGAGTCTCATCTCTGTGTCTGAATTAgtacaaaaaatgttttcccatgaTTCTCTTAACACGTAATTGAATCTAGACTTGCATTATGTAACATAATATAATGGTGAGTCCATTGTGGGGAGGAGATACATAAACTTCATTGGTTTTTTGACAGACTGATCAGAAAGTGTGTACCAGCTTTAGGAATATTATTAATGACACTGAATGGCTTCTTTCCATTTTAAGAAGCCATCGTTACTAAAGGTTTCCCCTGGGATACTTTAACCTCCTACAAAGACATATACTGATAGACCCATCTATTTCCTAAGGACATGGTGGAACCTGCTTGCCTGCGGAAAAGAAAGGTCATCAGCAAGAGGAGCTCTGTCTCAAATGTCTGTGTAACAAAGATACTGCCCAATCCATCATCAGTTTTAGAAAGTGCATagcctttcttttgctttctggaATGTGCACACCTTGAAGCAGAGCCAGGGTGAAATTTTAGCTTCACATCT harbors:
- the TM2D2 gene encoding TM2 domain-containing protein 2; amino-acid sequence: MVLGGCPVSYLLLCGQAALLLGNLLLLHCVSRSHSQNATAEPELTSAAHPEGSAGAPSWEYGDPHSPVILCSYLPEEFIECEDPVDHVGNATASQELGYGCLKFGGQAYSDVEHTSVQCRALDGIECASPRTFLRENKPCIKYTGHYFITTLLYSFFLGCFGVDRFCLGHTGTAVGKLLTLGGLGIWWFVDLILLITGGLMPSDGSNWCTVY